The sequence below is a genomic window from Synechococcus sp. PCC 7335.
TGGGATCGCTGAAGATTTCGGTACCCATCGTTTTGACTCATATTAATTAGCTCTACTAACGACTCCTTCTAACTACCCCTTAGGTCTCTCTCAAAACATAACCTACACCACGCACCGTCTGGATCAGGCGCTTCTCACCCTCCTCATCCATCTTGAGCCGCAAATAGCGAATGTAAACCTCGATAACGTTTGACTCACCGATAAAGTCGTAGCCCCATACGCTTTCTAATATCTGCTTGCGAGTGAGCACCTCACGCGGATGTTCCATGAGATATTTCAACAGCTCAAATTCTTTCATCGTCAGTTCGATTATGCGATTGCCACGAAGAACCTGCCGTTGGCTAACGTCTAGAACCATATCAGCGAATCTAAGTTGCTCGCTGCTGGTGGTTTCTGGTTTTAGGTAAGTATTGACGAGATTGATAAAATCATCGCTACGATACGGCGATAGAAAGTAATCATCCGCGCCCGATTCTAGACAGGCAACGCGATCGCTTAGCTCGTTGTGGGTCATCATCAGCAAGATTGGCACGCGGTTTTGCTCATTGCGCAACTGGCGACACAAATCAAGTCCAGACTCGTCTTTGAGTCGTCTTGCGACCACAATCAGGGCAGGCCTTGCCGTTCGCGCCTGGGCTAATCCGGCTCGGATGCTATAGACCTCAATGGGCGTATAGCCTGCCTCATGCAGATCTACGCTAATTCTATGCGCTAGGGTTTCATCGCTTTCGAGCACTAGCACTGTGTACGGATAGGACGGAGGTGTCGAAGTATCTGAAGGTAAGTTAGGTAGAGCAGGCGGCAGACTCATAGGACAAAAATAGCTAGATAGAACAGAAGGTAGCTAGCAAAAGCGTGGTAGTGGCAAGGAAGGAAAAGAGGGTTAATCCGGCTAGCACTTAGGGTAGCTCTACCGAAGTTGGCTTAGCGATATGAGGCAGTCCCCAGCCTAGCTTTTCTCTGAGCACTCGGAAGAACTCAGGCGGCTTTAAACGAATAAACTTAGCAGTGTAGGGCGATCGCACCAAAATTACCTGATCAGACGGTCCTACATAACAGCCAGCATTGCCATCGACAACCATCACTAGCGTCTCTGGATTTGCCGATGTGATTGTGACTGGCTCATGATCTGGAAAAACTAACCCCCGAGAGGCCAGCGAATGAGGACAAATCGGGATGAGCTGTAATACAGACACGCCTGGGGCAATTACCGGTCCTCCAGCAGATAGAGAATAGGCTGTAGACCCCGTTGGTGTAGAGATAATGATTCCATCTGCCGCTACATCGACAGGGGCATGATGGCCTACTTGCACCTCAAAGTGGCACATGCTTGTCAGCGGCTGACGCTGCATGACTGTCTCGTTCAGACACAGTGCTTCCCAGCTCAGATTTCCCTGGCTATATAGATTCACTAGCACCATTGCCCGCTCTTCTAGATGGCAATTACCTGCAATCACTTGATCAACCGCATCGTTTAGCTGGTTGAGATAGATCTCTGTCAAAAAACCCATGTGACCAGTGTTCACAGCAAGCAGTGGAATGCCTTTGGGTGCAATCTGACGAAAAGCTGAGAGGACAGTCCCATCTCCGCCAAACACCACAGCAAAATCCATCTCTTGGTCGAATCCTAGCGGGACTAGGCTCTCGATGGGGGTATGACAAACCGGCTTACCCGGCTGAGAATAGCCCAAGATACCAGCGATGCCAGTCGTTAAGCAAACCTTGTAGCTACGCTGTTTCAAGCGCTGAGCAAGCTTTCTGGCGGCTGTTGCAGCTATCGGCTTTATGTCGTTGTAGATGATGCCAACTTTAGGCACGATAAGTTCACACAAAGAGCGAAGGGGCCAGCCTATAGGCTACCGTCTTTAGCGATCTCTTGAATAGAGAGAAGGCAGATATCAGCAGTGAACGCTTGCAAAATCTTTTTTTGATAGTTATTAAGGGAAAGAGAAATTAAAGGTAAGTACAAATGCTTGATAGGTGAAGCGCTGTAGTATCTAGAAAAGGTCTTAGACCTATATAAGGTTGGGTTTTGCCGTATGGAGGATTGCTAAGCCGCGTGAGTTCGAGTCAACATTTACCTGCTACCACCGCTTACGTCCGAATCACCCATCAGTCTTGGCAGAACGGCAGGATTGAGGGCGAAGTGAGTGCAAATGAGTTTGAATGGCATTTCCGATGGCGCTTTCGCATGGGCCAGCTAATTGTCGAGCCTTCTTTGGGAAGGGCTTTGATCCAAGAGCCTTTAGGCCGCTTTTTAGAGCAGTTTGACTACCAGTTAGAGCCGGGTGGAGATTATTCATTTACAATTCGAGCGGAGCTTTGAAAATGTATAGCCATGTGCGGATGCATTCGTGCATGGCGAGTCACTTAGCTTGTCGAAACACAAGGGTTATCGCCAACGACTATGTCGTAAGCACTATGTCGTAAGCTAAGTGACCACAGCGACAGGACCAAAGCGATAGTAAGGAGAGAGTTTAGTCTTCGCCTGAAAGTCTATTCAAGTACCGCTCTACTAGCAGGATGGCAACGATATCGTCAATCGGGCGAGGAATGCTACGTAGGCTTCGAGGCAGTAGCTTAGTGATGCCTTTTGGGGGATACATCTCCCAGTAGCGATCGCGTGCTTCTAAGGAACTATACCGCTCGTCTATCAGCACAATCCTCGGTGCATTTGGCAGATTGCCGAGCTGCTTTTTCCATTGCTTAGATCTAGTCTGATCGCCCATCACAATTGAGGAAATCGGATAGGTCTCTCGCAGATTTTGGATTGTCGCCGATACATTTGGTGACGAAATTACCTGGTGATAGTGTAGCGCCTTGTCTAGCCCCACTACAGCCACTCCACATTTATCGCGTCCTGGATCAAATCCTAGTAGAGTTGGCGTTAGCAGCGTTGGCACAATCAATTTGGGAAAAGACACGTCAAAAGCACACCCTACAAGGATGCCTAAGCTAAAGATGCAAAAAGCAACTTAACATCTTCAATAGCCTAGGCTATTGAGGTATTGAAAAAGAGTTCAAATCAAACGACTTAGCTAGAAATAGCTGCTGGTATAACGTGTTTTGTTCGACTAAGGATAACTGTCCCTGTTTGAGACATTGTGTAAAAAGAGATGATCTTTTCGCCATTCTCTGCTAAGAATACGACTTATTCAATGCTATTTTTGATGGTACATACGTACGCACTGCTTGGTGCGCCGCTTGAGTGCACGTAAAAAGAGTTGAGCTCTCAAATTTCAAGTCCTTCGGTGGAGCAACAGATGTTCCACTGTTACCGGGATTTACAGTTATTTCCGGGCCTAATGGCTCTGGTAAATCAAACATCCTAGATTCGCTCCTGTTTTGTCTGGGATTGGCGAGTTCTCGAGGCATGCGAGCGGAGCGGTTGCCTGATCTGGTGAATCAAAACCAGGCTAAGCGGCGCTCTACAGTAGAGACAATTGTTACCGTTACTTTTGATATTAGCGATGTTGCTGACAGGCTAATGACTTCAGAGGTGACTAAGGCTGCACCTGCTGAAAATCGAGAAGGCATCGCCATAGAAGCAGCCTCAACAGAGGTAACGATAGTCGATGTAGTAGCCAACTACGCCGATTCCTCTGATACGGCCGGAGACTTTCAGCTACTAGACTTATCCGCCAGCGAGTCAGCGCTAGATGCTGTGGTAGCTAGCGATACGAATGGCGGGACTAACGGTGCTGTTAAAAACGGTGCTACCGCAAATGGTCATCGCGGTAACGGCGCAGAGGATGCAAACGGCGATCGCAACGGTCGCTCTCAAGGTTTGCTGCCTCAAGAATGGAAGGTTACCCGGCGGCTGCGAGTAACTGCGCAGGGCACCTATACCTCGAACTATTACATCAATGGCGATCCTTGTACGCTGAATGAGCTGCACGAGCAGCTGCAGCGCTTTCGCATCTACCCGGAAGGCTATAACGTCGTGCTCCAAGGCGATGTGACCAGCATCATTTCGATGAATGCCCGCGAGCGCAGGGAGATAATCGATGAGATGGCAGGCGTGGCTTCTTTTGATCGCAAGATCAATCAAGCTAAGTCAAAGCTAGATGTGGTTAAGGAACGAGAAGAGCGCTTTCGGATTGTAGAGGTGGAGCTGATTGCTCAGCTAGATCGACTAGACCAGGACCGCAAGAAGGCGGAAAAGTACAAGCAAATCAAAGCAACACTGCAAGAGAGACAGACGTGGGAAGGGGTAATGCAGTGGCGATCGCGCCAAAAGCAGGCCGAACAGCTAGCGAGTCAGATTGATCAGGGTCATCGAGCAGGCGAAGCGATTGAGCAGAAGATCGCTGCCTTGACTGAGAAGATGGAAGCGACTGCGACTGAGCTAGCAGCACTCAATGTCAAAGTCAAAGCGTTAGGTGAAGAAGAATATCTGGCTTTGCAAGCTCAGCTTGCTACACAAGAGGCAGAGCTTCGACAGCTTGTTAGACAATCAGAATTGTTAGGCAAGTCTACTGGCGATATATCAGCTCAGCTAGCTGCGACTCAAGCTGCCATTCAAGACCAAGAAGGTGAACTGACTGATGTGAGCCGGCGAGCGCGATCGCTCACGGACGAAGAGCTAGCGCAAATTAAAGCAGAAAGAGATAGAGCGATCACTCAGCTAGAAGCTAAGCGGGAAGAGACAGCTGCGATCGCCGGTAAATCTCAAGCCTGGATGCAGCAGCAAAGGGATCTGCGTCGCCAGCTAGAATCTCTGCTCGATCAGCTAGAGCCGCAGCGAACAGAGCGGGTGCGGCTGCAAGAGCGCCTTAGTCGGCTAGAGCCGCAGCGAACAGAGCAGCGAGAGGCATTGACGGCGCTAACAGCGCAGATTGCTAATGAAGAAGCGGGTAAGGAAGAGGAATCGGAAAATGGGCAGAAGCGTCAGCTTTCAGATAGTCAGGCAGTCATTCAGCAGCTAGCGCAGGCGGTAGTGGATATCGAGGCTGATTTGCAAACGCAGACACAGACGTTGAATCGACTGTTGCATGAGCAGAGAGAAAAGCAGCGAGAATTAGATAAGTTAGAGGCTCAAGAGCAGGCAATTAAGGAGTCTCAAGGAACGCAGGCAACTGAGGTATTAAAGCGCAGTGGCCTGCAAGGGCTGTGTGGCATTGTCGCTGAGCTAGGTCAAGTAGATGCCACCTATCAGCTAGCGCTAGAGATTGCAGCGGGTGGACGAATGGGCTTTATGGTGGTCGAGGATGACCGAGTAGGGGCCAAGGCAATTGATCTGTTAAAGCAGCGCCGGGCGGGACGAGCGACTTTTCTCCCGTTAAATAAGATTCGGGTGCCACACTTTAAGCCGATAGATCCGTGGAACCGGCCTGACGGCTTTGTGGACTATGCAGTTAATTTGATTTGCTGCGACGATAAGTATGCAGATGTGTTTGCGTTTGTGTTCGGCAGCACGGTGGTGTTTGAAACGCTGGCCGAAGCTCGCCGCAATATGGGTAAGTATCGGATTGTGACGCTAGGCGGTGAAGTATTAGAGTCTAGCGGTGCCATGACTGGGGGAAGCTTGCGTCAACGCGGGCGGCTGCATTTTGGTACGGTCTCGGCGGGTGAGTCTGAAGAGGCTCAGACACTGCGTGATCGCCTTTTTGAAATCAACGCTATCTTGATCCGCTGTGAGCAAAAGGTGAACCAGCTCACGCTTAAAGCTAAAGAAAAATCAAAGGAGCTAATCGAAGCTCGTCAGCAGTATCGCGAGAATGAGCTCAAGGCGACTCAAGCAGAGCGTCAGCGACAAGCGATCACAGAACGAGTCGCTCAGGCTAAAGCTCAGCTAGAAAAAACCGAGAGTGACTATGCGCAAGCGCACGTCCAATTAGCAGCGTTAGAGCAAACCTTGGCAGTTCAAGAACAGGGGCTAGTTGAAAAGCGTCAGGCGCTAGCTGCGCTAGAAGAATCCGAAACGCATGGCGAGTGGCAAGCTGCTCAAGGCGTGGTGCGCGCCTTAGAAACGCAGTTAAACGAGCAGCAGCAAAGACTGAGATCCGCAGAGAAACGACAGCAAGATTTGCTCACTCAACAGCAAAGGCTACAAGAGAAGTTGCAGTCCTGCAGAGACCAAATTGCTGCCTTACGCACTCAGCAGCAGGCTCAGATCAACCAGCAGTCGGAAATTGCTCGGCAGCAGCAGACTTTGCAAGGAACCATTGCTCAGACGCAAGGTGCGATCGCTATTCTCGATGACAAACTCAAGCAAGAGAAGACGGCCCGTGACACAATCGAGCGTCAATCTAAAATTGAGCAAAACGAACAGCAGCAAAACCACTGGCAGTTACAAAAACTTCAAGAAACCCAGAGCCTACGTCAGCAACAGCTGCGCGATCTGCACCAGTCAATCGAGCAGCAGGCGTTAGAACTGCCCGAGCCGCTTCCTGAGATCCCCGAAGAACTCACTCTAGAAGAGCTGAACAAATCCCTGAAGTCTTTGCAGCGTCGGCTAGAAAGCTTAGAGCCCGTCAACATGCTGGCCCTTGAAGAATACGAGAGAACCTTAGAGCGTCTAGAAGCACTCACCGCCAAATTGACGACCCTTGAGGAAGAGCGCACCGAGCTGCTGCTAAGAATCGAAAACTTTACCACATTACGTAAGCAAGCCTTTAAAGAGGCCTTCGACGCTGTCAATCTCAACTTCCAGTCCATCTTTGCCGAACTTTCCGATGGCGATGGTTACCTTCAGCTAGATGATGCTGTCAATCCTTTTAACGGTGGTCTTACGCTCGTTGCCCATCCAAAGGGCAAACAAGTTCGTCGGCTCGCTTCTATGTCCGGTGGTGAAAAATCCCTAACCGCCCTTAGCTTTATCTTTGCCCTTCAGCGCTATCGTCCTTCCCCTTTCTACGCCTTCGACGAAGTCGATATGTTTCTAGATGGTGCCAACGTAGAGCGACTATCTAAGATGATTCAGCAGCAAGCCAAACTCGCTCAATTTATTGTCGTGAGTCTACGTCGCCCGATGATCGAATCAGCCGAACGTACCATTGGGGTTACCCAAGCACGTGGCGCCTATACTCAGGTATTAGGAATCAACCTAGCCAAGGCAACCTAAACTCCATTCGGCATTCCCTCCACAGCAAACGGAAATCAGTCAGATACAATAGACACCTAATAAGGTATAGTCCCTCAAGCTCCGCGCTGCCGTTTTGAGGCATTTTTGATTACGTCATGACTTTCGAACAAAGTAGACTCCGCTCTGACATCGTAGGCACACAGGTAATCACTCGAAGTACAGGCCGTCGCCTTGGCGTTGTCAGTCAGCTTTGGGTCGATATGGATCGGCTAGAAGTCTTGGCGGTTGGCCTGCAGGAAAATGCACTCTCGAAGGTGATTGCCAATAACGAGAAGGTGATGCTGCTAAGCGAAATTCGGCAGATGGGTGATGTGATCCTAGTCGATGACGACACTGTGCTAGATGGTGATATTAACGTTGCCTCTTTTAGCAGCATGGTCAACAGCGAGGTGATTACCGAATCGGGTGAAGTATTGGGCCGAGTGCGTGGTTTCAAATTTGATGTGATCACCGGCAAGCTAGAGACGGTTGTGGTGGCTTCTTTAGGACTACCTCAAATCCCAGACCAAGTGGTCAGCACCTACGAACTTCCGGTTGAGGAAATTGTCAGTACTGGGCCCGATCGGATTATTGTTTTTGAGGGAAGTGAGGAGAAGCTTGTACAGCTGAGTGTGGGCTTATTAGAACGGTTAGGTTTGGCCAGCCCCGCTTGGGATAGAGGGCTAAGTGATGGTTATGTGATGCCGACTTCAGCGTCTAATCAATTGCCTTCTGGAATGAGAAACGAAGTGCGTAGAGAGATGCAGCGAGAGCGGCCAGCTGAAAGGCAGATGGAAAGGCCGCCTGAAGAACAACGTTGGCAAGAAGAAGCGTCTCCTCGAAGAGAAACTCAAAGAGAGGTCCAGAGGGAAGCTCAACCAGAGATGCGATCGCAGCAGCGCCCAGCTCAACCAGATATTGTAGACGTACCACCAGCCGATATTGATATCACAGGCGACGTGTGGGATGAACCAGCTGGCCCTGAGAAAGAAGAAGAGCTAATCGAAGCCAAACCGCTTAATCTTCCAAAGAAGAAGGTTATGGAATACGAAGAGGAATCGGACTACTAGGAACTAAGACTACTAGGAACCAAGAGGGAACTAATTAGGTGAGCGCTAAGCAAGTAGATCTCAAAGCCCTTTCAGTGATGGGCCTACCTGTCCATCAAAGTCAAGAATACGTTAGCTGGCTCAGCCATCGGATACAGGCAAACAAGGGCGCTCACGTGATTACGATCAACGCTGAGATGTGTATGCAGGCGCAGCAAGATCAGTCCTTAAGAAAGTTTATAGAGCAAGCCGATCTTGTAGTGCCAGATGGCTCAGGTATCGAGCTGTATTTTCGATTGTTTAAAAGACAAGAACTCTATCGCTATCCAGGGATTGAACTATCGGCGGATTTGCTTGACAGCTTAGATAGCCACCAGAAGGTAGCTTTCTATGGTGGAAAGCCAGCGGTTGTAGAAGCGGCAGCAGCGTATTGGCGATCGCGCAACCCACAGCTAGATATAGCCATCGTCCAACACGGCTATGTCAAAGGCGTAGCGTATGAAGATTTTTTACAACAGCTAGCAGACGTTAAGCCTGATGTAATCTTTGTGGGATTGGGCGTACCTAGACAGGAATTTTGGATAGCTGACCATCGGTATTTGTGCCCTAATGCGGTCTGGATTGGAGTCGGTGGTAGCTATGATATCTGGTCTGGAAGCAAAGTTAGAGCCCCGCTATGGATGCGTAAAATTCATTTAGAGTGGCTGTATCGATTGTATCAAGAGCCATGGCGATGGCGGCGTATGGTGGCCCTTCCTCAGTTTGCCTGGTCATCTTTCTGGTACGGAATCAAAGAGCAAAAGTCATTAAGACAAAATCTCTAAGCCCCTAGTTCTAAGCTCCCAGTTTTAAAGCGTAGATCTTTAGGATAGAAAAAGCGCTATGAAGCGACGTTGGTTTTTGGTTGGCCTTACTCTACCGTTTGTTAGTGCTGGCTGTCGAAGCGCTGAGCAGTCCAATCCGGCTGCAGAAGTCGTTACAGAAGGTTCTCAGAAGGGAAGCCCTGATATAGATACCGACACACTCGTGATGGCTACTACGCCTAACTATCCGCCCTACGAGCTGATCGTGAGCAAACAGAATGCAGGCGACAGCGCTCAAGCAGAACCTAATATCGTTGGGTTTGATATCGACCTAGCAAGACTGATTGCAGCGAGACTAGGCAAGCAGCTAAGTGTGATTGATCTGCCCTTTGACGAGTTGCTGCTAGCGCTAACTGAAGGCAAAGCAGATATCGCCATGGCTGCGTTAGCGCCTAGTCGTAGCCGCAAGCAAATCGTTGATTTTTCCAATATCTACTATCGCTCTAGGCATACGCTAGTCTCCATTGATGGGTATCTGCGATCGCGTGACCTTGGCTACCAAGCCATCGGTGTTCACAACGGTAGCGTTCAGGCTCGCTTTGCTCAACGCCTTACTGATGAACTGCCCGGACTGTACATTGAATATTACGACAGCCTTACCCAACTTTTCGACGCCGTAGATGTCGGTGAGATTTCAGGCGCTATTGTCGAAGCTAATCTTGCCGACAATTATCTAAAGCGCTATGCCGACATTCAAGCGAGAGTTATGCCAGTAGAAGGTCCTACGGGTAGTGCGATCGCCTTGCCTCAAAACTCTCCTTTGCGCCGTGATATCAACACTGCCCTTTCAGATATCAAAGCTAGCGGCGAAATGGATCAGCTGATCGCTCGCTGGTTTGGCGATCGCAGTATCAGAACCTAGCCTTTAGGCGCTTAGATTGCCTATGTAGATTTGTGTCTCTTAGGTTCTATCAACAATTAATGATTCGAGGGGAACCCTTAGCCTAGTGCATTGGCGTAGTCTTTTTGAGGCTCGCCGCCTTGACCTTGTTGGCATTCCTTCATGACTTCGCTTCTTACCCCTCAAGCCCAGCGCCACACTCCACAGGCCCCAGCAGCAACTCTGCCGCCGCCACCGGCTGCAATTGCGTTACAACAGGTTTACAAAGCTTACGAAAATGGCGTCCCCGCTCTAGCTGATATCAATCTAAGGTTGCAAAAAGGTGGTTTTCTATTCATCACGGGTCCATCCGGTGCTGGAAAATCAACCTTGCTAAAACTTCTTTATGGTCAAGAGCGTCCGACTGCTGGCCAGATCCTCATCAATGGTCAAAACGTTAGTTTGCTCAAAGGTAATCAGGTAGCGATGCTTCGTCGCCGCATCGGTGTTATTTTTCAAGACTACAAGCTGATTTCTCGCCGTACTGTTGCTGAAAATGTCGCCTTCGTACTTCATGCTCAAGGCTACTCTCGAAAAGAGATTGAGCGTCGCCTACCGTTGACGCTTCAGATGGTTGGGCTTCAGGGTAAAGAAGATCGCTTTCCCTCACAGCTTTCTGGTGGAGAGCAACAGAGAGCTAGCATCGCTCGCGCAGTTGTGAGCACACCGCCGCTGCTATTGGCGGATGAACCGACAGGCAATCTAGATGAGGACAATGCTCGTCAGGTATTCAACATTTTGCGTGACCTCAATGAAAGTGGTATTACAGTTGTCGTTGCGACCCACAATGAACTGATGGTGCGATCGCTTAATTATCCCGTCGTCCAAATTCGCAATCACCGCCTCCACCACATCCGCTAATTCATTGCCTGATTAGTTCGTTTATAGCGGATAGACTGTAGGAAGCGTATGGAAGAAGTCAGATGGAGCGTCACATATTAGAAACAGAACTAGCACCAGATGGCACCGTACTGTTGAAAGACCTACCCTTTCAGCCAGGCGAATCGGTACAGATCACCGTCGTTAAACAAGTTGACGATACCAAGCCTTTTCTCTCAGACGACGCGCCAAAGGATTGGCGGAATGCAAACCCTAGGTACTGGATCAGGACAGCATGCGCAGAGACTCTAATAAGTTCGCATGATGACGTTAGTAGTGTGGTTTGTAACCTTTCTCAACGCATCCACAGCACTATCTGATAGTTCAAGCTAGTAACTACTAGCGATAGTAGTGCTACGCCAAAGGCGCTGATGCCAAAGGTTGATTCTAGGAAAGCTGACGGAATCCAAACTTCCATCAGACAGAAGAGCACGCCGATCACTATCCATACCAGTGCAGGATTCATGTACTTTGCGCAGTTGTCATTACTAAGCGGTGCGTTCGGATATTTTCTACAGCCTAGCTTGGAGTTGGACTAAGCGTAGGTAGTCGGAAGGAGATTCTACTAATTGAGCACATATTTAATTGAGCACGTGTCAATAATTAAGCATAAGTGGGCAGCTTTAGCGTAATCTATCAAATTTATTTTCACTAAATCCCTTTTCCCCTACCATGTACCTAATTTAACGGCAATCCCCTTTGCAAGCGTGATTCAAACAGCCCGACCAAAAATCCCAGCATCTACGAATGGCGAAGCCGGTAAGTCCCAGTTCAGACAGTATGTCTGGGCGTTGGGTCATGGCACCAACAAAGTTCCAATTGGGGAGATAGTTGATGGTCGATATCAAGTTGTTGCTCCGTCAATTTGGCTAGATACCAGGCCCGGACAGCCGCCCAAGGTGCCTGATCCAATCCCAAATTTCGTGCAGCCCTACTTAAAGGCTTATCCATATCAGCTGAATTTGCCAGGAATTTACGGTATCTGTCATCAGGAGTCTGGAGAAGCGGTATTGCTATTGAGCAATGTGCCAGTAAACCATCAGGGGCAACTGATGCCTGCGATCGCCAAAGCTTGGCCGACGTCGACAGGCTTTCGTCAAGTTTATTGGCTTTGGCAAATGATTTCCCTATGGGAGCCACTCAGCGAGTTTGGCGCAGCCGCTAGCTTACTCAAAAAAACGAATATCCGCGTTGAAACTTGGCGCGTTCGGCTAATCGGACTCTCTACTAATCCAGCTGAGCCCAGCTTTTCAGAGCTTGCAGATGCCTGGGAAAGCACCTACTTGCCTGAAGCTAAGCCCTCAGTCAGAGCGCTGCTTCAATCCGTTTGCAGAGATTTGCGAACCCCTAACGCAGATATTACTGATATCAAGGCGCAAATAAATTCTCAGCTGCTAAAGGAATCGATAGGTAAGACAGTAGAGCTTCAGGTAGCAGGTGCAACTAGCACTGGGCCAACCAGACGACACAACGAAGACGCCTGTTATCCTAGCCGCAACGAGTTACAAAGAGCTAACACCGCCGATCTACCACTATTGCCTCGGCTAGCGATCGTCTGTGATGGAGTAGGGGGTCATGAGGGTGGAGAAGTCGCTAGTAAGCAGGTGATGCGATCGCTTCAGCTCCAACTTCGCAGCCTGCTCGTAGAAGCGATGAACCAGACCAAGCCACTCGAGCCACAGCTTGTTATTGACCAGATTGAAGCGGCGCTTAGAGTTGCTAATAACCTAGTTGTTAGTCAAAACGACCAGCAGGGGTGCGCCGATCGTCAGCGAATGGGTACCACATTGGTGATGGCGCTTGTGCTACCGCAGAAGGTTGAGACATCAGACGGACCTACCGAAGTCAATGAGCTGTATCTCACTCATATTGGTGATAGCCGCGCCTATTGGATGACTGCTGACGCCTGCTATCAGCTTACGGTAGATGATGACATTGCCGGTCGAGAAGTCAGTTCCGGCAATAGCTTTTATACAGAAGCGCTGCAACGACCTGATGCTCACGCGCTCAGTCAAGCTGTTGGCATGCGCGAATACGAACAGCTAAAGCCTCATACCCAGCGGTTCTTGTTTGAATCGAGCGGCGTGCTACTGCTCTGCTCTGACGGTTTAAGTGACAACGACCAAGTAGAAAAATCGTGGTCGAATTACGTGGGGCTAAGTATGCAGCGAATTGTGCCGCTACATTCAGCAGTCGATTCGTGGATAGAATTGGCCAATCAGCGTAATGGGCATGACAACGTGGCTGTGGTACTGATGAACGTAAAAGTTATTAGCAGTCAATCTGAAGAAGAAATTGGAACTCGTGAGCAGAAGGGCATTGATGTAGAAGAAAAGGCCAAAAATGAAGCAGAGGGACAAAATAAAGCATTAGTCGATGGGCATACGCACACACTGTCTAGTTCAGGGCCAAGTTCAGGTATTAGCCCATCAAACGCTAGCCAATCGGTTCACACCACTAAGCCTATTCCGCCTGCGGGCATGACGAGTGGTTCTCGCGCACTGTTATACGGCGAAGATGATGACGACGATACGCCCTTGCCTTTATATGACGAGGCAGCTATCGTGTCCAAAAGTGAGTCATTGACGCCTAAGACTCGCAGTTGGATTACTGGGCTCTTGGCTCTGATTATTTTGGCTGTCGTAGGTGGGCTGGGCTGGTTGCTATGGCGCACTGTCGATCCGCTTTCTCAGCAAGATGCTATCCCTGATGAAGTCATTCCGGGTATCAATCTGGAAGAATAAGCCAATCTGCTATAAGCACCACCGCTATAAGCCATCAAAAGTACAAGCCACAGGGCATCGTTTGCACAGACGTCAATGCCAAGAAGCCTAGAACCTTGTTGTGAGAGAATAGGGGGATTGATTCGTTTTATATTCTCTCGATTTATGAAAGTAGGCGATCGCGTTCGCGTTAAAGCTCCTCTAACGCTGTTCAACCATCCTAAGTTCCGCAACCAACCTCACAATGTAGAAGGTATGGAGGGTGTGATCTCGGCTATCTTGACTGATTGGGAAGGCCGACCTATCAGCGCGAACTACAAGATCGTCGCCTCTTTTGAAGTCGAAGGTGCC
It includes:
- a CDS encoding ferredoxin-thioredoxin reductase variable chain, with product MIRFIFSRFMKVGDRVRVKAPLTLFNHPKFRNQPHNVEGMEGVISAILTDWEGRPISANYKIVASFEVEGAKRPFKAHLHEDELEVIE